A genome region from Dickeya chrysanthemi NCPPB 402 includes the following:
- a CDS encoding TolC family protein encodes MHTCTLRAPRAWLVMLLWLPAASFAAALDLDGALQAAEQYSADLSANQHRMNALQNMADAATQLPDPQLKYGIENVPLGGNNNQRLTREGMTMQRVGIMQTYVSATKRERKAQTIQAEADTVRGNSDALRAQLQRDTAQAWLELALSRQTLQDVAALVQESQRQIAVQKAGVAAGGESARVLDARLTLSAMQDRLADATRDVAVAQTRLTRLTGIADVATQGPLPRFERLPAEPAVLYAAIVHHPEIAQAEQETRLAQARAAQSAVAAIPDVGVEVYYGRRGNNFDDMAGVEISMDLPLFQSSRQDKDHAADVARSMEARDRVALAQREHRAQLDTLLAQYQAAQSRWRRQNDEVLPLQQQRIRLLQSQYQSGSSDLAGVLEARRALLDSRIAAQNAARDMAALWANLRYLMPQGTAAK; translated from the coding sequence ATGCATACATGCACGCTCCGCGCTCCGCGCGCGTGGCTGGTGATGTTGTTGTGGCTGCCTGCCGCGTCATTTGCGGCAGCGCTGGATCTGGATGGCGCGCTACAGGCGGCGGAACAGTATTCCGCCGATCTGTCCGCCAACCAGCACCGGATGAACGCGCTGCAAAACATGGCCGACGCCGCCACACAACTGCCGGACCCACAACTGAAATACGGCATCGAAAACGTCCCGCTCGGCGGTAATAACAACCAGCGCCTGACACGCGAAGGCATGACCATGCAACGCGTCGGCATCATGCAGACTTACGTCAGCGCCACCAAGCGCGAACGTAAAGCGCAAACCATTCAGGCGGAAGCCGACACCGTGCGTGGCAATAGCGACGCTCTGCGCGCCCAGTTGCAACGCGATACCGCCCAAGCCTGGCTGGAGCTGGCGCTCTCCCGCCAGACACTGCAAGACGTTGCCGCGCTGGTGCAGGAAAGCCAGCGTCAGATAGCCGTTCAAAAAGCCGGCGTAGCAGCCGGTGGCGAATCAGCCCGGGTGCTGGACGCCCGGCTGACGCTCTCCGCCATGCAGGATCGGCTGGCGGACGCCACCCGGGATGTCGCCGTCGCGCAAACCCGGCTCACCCGGCTGACCGGCATCGCCGATGTCGCCACACAAGGGCCGTTGCCCCGCTTCGAGCGCCTGCCTGCCGAACCGGCGGTGTTGTACGCCGCTATCGTTCACCACCCGGAAATCGCCCAGGCCGAACAGGAAACCCGGCTGGCACAGGCTCGGGCGGCGCAATCCGCGGTTGCGGCCATTCCGGATGTCGGCGTTGAAGTCTATTACGGCCGTCGCGGCAACAATTTCGACGACATGGCCGGCGTTGAGATCAGCATGGACTTGCCGTTGTTCCAGTCCAGCAGGCAGGACAAAGATCACGCCGCCGACGTCGCGCGCAGCATGGAAGCCCGCGACCGGGTTGCGCTGGCCCAGCGGGAACATCGGGCGCAGCTCGATACGCTGCTGGCGCAATATCAAGCCGCTCAGTCACGCTGGCGCCGCCAGAACGACGAGGTGTTACCGCTACAGCAACAACGCATTCGGCTGCTGCAAAGCCAATATCAGAGCGGCAGCAGTGATCTGGCCGGCGTGCTGGAAGCACGCCGCGCGTTGCTGGACAGCCGCATCGCCGCCCAGAACGCCGCCCGCGACATGGCGGCACTGTGGGCCAATCTCCGTTATCTGATGCCACAAGGAACCGCTGCAAAATGA
- a CDS encoding copper-binding protein, which translates to MRTFFVSIATFFVVITTSLFSTSLLAEQPQHHTMTGEMNGMSHSMTGDMNHNGMSPAPSESATVYHSTGIVKQWNASGVTLAHEAIPALRWPAMTMTFRLSANDNRAPLPLGSTASFSFVQRADGYTLTDITPQQH; encoded by the coding sequence ATGCGTACCTTTTTCGTGTCCATCGCCACTTTTTTCGTGGTCATCACCACATCGTTGTTCTCCACTTCACTGCTGGCCGAACAGCCTCAGCACCACACCATGACCGGCGAGATGAACGGCATGTCTCATTCGATGACGGGCGACATGAACCATAACGGTATGTCGCCTGCGCCATCCGAATCCGCAACGGTCTACCACTCCACCGGCATCGTCAAGCAGTGGAACGCCAGCGGCGTTACGCTGGCGCATGAGGCCATTCCCGCCCTGCGCTGGCCGGCGATGACCATGACCTTCCGCCTGTCGGCGAACGATAACCGGGCGCCGCTGCCGCTGGGCAGCACGGCCAGTTTCAGCTTCGTGCAACGTGCGGACGGCTACACCCTGACCGACATCACACCGCAGCAACACTAA